One Lytechinus pictus isolate F3 Inbred chromosome 12, Lp3.0, whole genome shotgun sequence genomic region harbors:
- the LOC135156164 gene encoding homeobox protein Nkx-6.1-like, translating into MLSSNMMPVMMPRAVPMFEQSPFSLGVYPPAIVFHPSPLFPSMTQPPSRVVLPNPWKAATFGYPSSPPLKPQALMSSPTFPHSSPLSMSKSPRSSCVRTSPSPPCSPDSASSNGGETKTAFTIDAILSSNKRSPSSSSHSSSSRSGYGSDRGSTPSPDSFNFVSPKPTSPSKIWNGSRFHAAEFRHDLDGTKHHPTEFLFDDHRDAKSTSTISVTNLGSQGKHLGSTAFNSGRNAEQSSDKTLKRLRCDESEWNPRAKRVRTIFTQEQLERLEQEFDRQQYMVGSERLYLAAELNLSESQVKVWFQNRRIKWRKQNFEKQQVHLAHVRAVQEGQRDDEHSSEEDDEQVNHLVFSPKTSDDERMRVWSSDSETHDAATTSNTITAIVNDTGDEFKHRDADRTPSSSSSASSTSTTDFSMALQLEVKKVEERLAMRLCRRNMQSSSSALSSSSHLRLMSSIRRLESSRDLEYTNATKRD; encoded by the exons ATGCTGAGTTCCAACATGATGCCCGTTATGATGCCACGAGCTGTCCCAATGTTTGAGCAATCTCCGTTCTCTCTCGGAGTATATCCACCAGCCATCGTCTTCCATCCATCGCCTCTCTTCCCCTCCATGACACAGCCACCATCCCGCGTCGTGCTCCCCAATCCATGGAAGGCAGCGACATTTGGTTATCCATCATCACCCCCGCTCAAACCCCAAGCTCTGATGTCGTCACCAACGTTCCCTCACTCGTCACCACTGTCGATGTCGAAGAGTCCGCGATCATCATGCGTAAGGACTTCGCCATCACCGCCATGCAGCCCCGACTCCGCTTCGAGCAACGGTGGAGAAACGAAGACCGCCTTCACGATCGACGCTATCCTGTCCTCCAACAAGCGCTCACCGTCATCATCCTCCCATTCGAGTAGCTCAAGGTCGGGTTACGGAAGCGACCGAGGTTCGACGCCGTCGCCGGATTCGTTCAACTTCGTCTCGCCGAAGCCGACATCTCCTTCAAAGATTTGGAATGGATCCCGCTTCCATGCAGCCGAATTCAGACACGACCTTGATGGAACAAAACACCATCCTACCGAATTCCTCTTCGATGATCACCGTGATGCCAAGTCGACATCGACGATCTCAGTGACGAACCTTGGCAGTCAAGGAAAACATCTGGGCTCCACAGCGTTTAATTCTGGGAGGAATGCCGAACAATCTTCCG ATAAGACTCTGAAGCGACTTCGTTGCGATGAGAGCGAGTGGAATCCGCGCGCCAAGAGAGTGCGTACAATCTTCACCCAAGAACAGCTTGAGCGACTTGAACAGGAGTTTGACCGTCAGCAGTACATGGTCGGCAGTGAGAGACTTTATCTTGCCGCTGAGCTCAATCTATCAGAATCACAG GTTAAAGTTTGGTTCCAGAATCGACGTATCAAATGGCGCAAGCAGAACTTTGAGAAACAGCAAGTCCACCTCGCCCACGTCCGTGCCGTACAGGAAGGCCAACGCGATGACGAACACAGCAGCGAAGAAGACGACGAACAGGTCAACCACCTTGTTTTTTCTCCCAAGACTTCGGACGATGAACGGATGAGAGTCTGGTCATCGGATAGCGAGACTCATGATGCAGCAACGACATCCAACACGATCACAGCCATCGTCAACGACACGGGTGACGAATTCAAACATCGTGATGCCGACCGAACACCGTCATCGTCTTCGAGTGCCTCATCAACGTCTACCACTGACTTCTCAATGGCGTTGCAGCTGGAGGTGAAGAAGGTCGAGGAGCGTCTAGCAATGAGGCTCTGTCGGAGGAACATGCAATCATCGTCGAGCGCGTTGTCCAGCTCTTCTCACCTCCGTTTGATGTCGAGTATCCGACGTTTGGAGAGTTCTCGTGATCTCGAATACACGAATGCGACGAAAAGAGACTAA